ATTGAGAAATGCTTAAAAATGGAATTAGTAACATTCCCACAAAAAGTAATAGTATTTTCTTCATAAAGTAATAAGTTAATTTTTACACATAACGAATCGGGCATGATATCGCAGACGGGTTGCGTCGCAACCGACTGTGTAATATGCCCCTTGTTACCTTCCTTTTTTAATTTTTTCTAATTCTAAGTTTAGTTTCGACAACAAGAGGTTAACCTCAGTTTGTCTTTCCTTTGAAAATTTTAGATCTAATTCTTGATCTGAACTACTGCCTATTTTTAAGCTTTCTCCAGTAATTTCTAAAGATTCTATCTCAAAATGATTTAAACTCGTATATCGTGTTATTAAACCCGTTGGAGTAACGACTATAATAGTTAGATCATTCAGTAGAAGTAAAATTAAAATCTGGAACACTATTGAGTAGTATAGAATCTCATTATCAGAGATTAAAGTTGAAAATAAAAAGTTTACAAAAAATCCAATGAGAACAGCTACGACAAGAATTATGACAATTCCTCTTATCGTTCTAAAGTTGTCGAGGAAATTATTTATGACATACATATTTTCAGAATGTACAAAATGCCTAAATTTCCATAAGGTAAATATTTCTTTGATTATAAACAGAGTTAAGAAAAATACCGCTTGTTGAGGAGTTATAGCTGAAAAAATACTAAACAAGAACTCTATAAAATCTTCTCTTTCTATCATAATCTATGGAAGGTAACGTATCGGGCATGGTATCGCAGGCAGATTGCGTCGCATAGCTGCCTGTGAAATATGCCCCTTGTTGGGCAGATTTTAATTAATAAAAGTTTGTAATGGACGTCGACCTTTATTTAGGTAAAGCCCTGAAATAATTAAAACGATACCTGTTTTAAGGAAACTTGAGTCTAAATTAGTTGAATCTTGAGCAGTTAAATCTGCATAATAACTTAAAAAGTAAACTCTGAAAAACTCTGCTAAAAGAGCAAATCCCAAAAGGCTTAAAAATATCGTTACAAATTTTTTCTTTTTCTGGAAAAAATAAACTAGGGACAAAATAATTAATCCAAGATTAATCGTCATATAGGATATCAAATATATATAGATTTTTATCCTTGTTTTTAGAAGCTCATCGGTACTTTGAAAATATAAACTCCAGTCATCCGCTAACATTTCATTGAATGTAGTAACTATTCCTAATATAGTCTGAAGTCCACTAGCTAATAACACAATTATGATTACCCATAACCAACCTCCAATTGAATTTTCCTTTGCGTTTGGCTGCTCTGTATGTAAAATACTTTGTTTCATCTATTTATTTATAACTTATTCTGCCCAACGACCCGGGCATGGTATCGCAGGCAGATAGCGTCGCAGATGCCTGTGGACTATGCCCCTTGTTAGCCATTTTTTTCTTTTTAATCAAAATTCACGTCTAAAGTAGTTTTCCAACAAACATTCTTAGGCGTCATTTATTCGATAATTTAAAATCGATTCGGCTAAATCCGTTTTATTGTCTGTTATTTTAGAATAGTCATTACATACTTCGACAAGATAGTCCAATGAAAATAAATTATGATAATTAACTCCATCTAACTCCATTATAATTCTTCCATCTATTTCATTGTCATCAAAAAATTTTAACTCAGAGTTTATAGTCAAAGAATTTTTTAAATAAATCTCTATGTCGTAGTAATCAAGGTTTGGATAATTTACCTCTAAGAAAGAGGCTAACTTCTCTTGATCTTGTAGATAGTCTATAAATTGGAATAGATTCATAAAATATTACAGGTATTATATCTAATGCTTACTTCTAAATCACTAATTGTGGCTAACGA
This DNA window, taken from Sediminitomix flava, encodes the following:
- a CDS encoding DUF2569 family protein encodes the protein MKQSILHTEQPNAKENSIGGWLWVIIIVLLASGLQTILGIVTTFNEMLADDWSLYFQSTDELLKTRIKIYIYLISYMTINLGLIILSLVYFFQKKKKFVTIFLSLLGFALLAEFFRVYFLSYYADLTAQDSTNLDSSFLKTGIVLIISGLYLNKGRRPLQTFIN